Part of the Arthrobacter sp. MMS18-M83 genome is shown below.
TTCTCGTTATCGAAACACGCCTCGATAGATCCAGCATCCGTAAACGCCCCTTCAGGATGGACCTGCATCGTGAACGCAGCAGATTCCGGCGCACTCACATGCACTACCGACGTCCTCAAGGGCGGAACCGCAGAGTTCCAATTTACGGTCAACACCACAAACAGGGGCCACGGTCACGTGCTTCAATACAGCCTCAACGGTCCAGCCATCGAAACCAACTCATACACGTATGGATTCTGAAATCAGTCCGCGTGCCAAGATTCCCGGCGGTTAAGCCCGAAGGGCGGCCGGATGTGCGGCCTTGAGACGTTTTTTAGTACCGGGAGGAGCTGCGCCGCTTCTCTTTGTGTCGTCGGAACGTACAGGAAAGTGACTGAGCCTCCTATTAGTGCCAGCCGGGGACCATTCGTGTCGCCTGGAGTTAGTCCTTGGGGGAGAAATGAAGGCAACGTTGTTCGCTCGCAAGGGATTCTTCTTCTGCGGAGTGGGGGGCGCCGTGCATCGCGCGGCTTGCTCTCTTGCTGGTGCGCTGGCGCCGGAAAGCCACCGCTACGAGCGGAGCGGTCAGCAACACAAAGACGACTCCGGTCACGGCGAGGGCACCTGACACGGTAATCAGCGCTGCCATGACCATGATATGGATGCCCTCGGTTTCAGAGATCGACGGGCTTAATGCCGAGGCGGCGATCGTGTTCAAGCTCATTGTTTTCCTCTCAAGCTGCCGGTCCGATCCGTGACCTGGCAGACAGGGCGCGGCGGCTGCGAGCCTGGTTCGCAGCCGCCGTTTCCTGGGTCAGACGCCGAGGCACTCACTGACCTGCAGCGTTCCGCCGCGGGCTATGAAGGGGTGTTCGGCGAGCAAGGCGCGGACGGCGTCGAGGGACTCGGCCTGGATGATCGAGTAGCCGGCGATCTCGACGGCGGGAGCGGGCTCGCCCGACGCCAGCTGGGCGACGAAGTTCACCGGCGCGCCGGGGTCGGTGACCGCGCCGCCGGTGGAGGATGGCCATGCGGCCGAAGGGGCTGTCCGTGGGCGGGAAGAGGGTGGCCGCGCCGAGCGCGGCGGCAGCCTCCAGGGTCGCGTCCGGGTCCTGGACCTGGAACCATGTCAGCCAGTAGCTCGGAACACCGTCCGGGAGGTTGGTGTCGTGGGAGATTCCGCCCACGGTCTGGCCGTCCTTGGGACGTTCGAAGGTGGAGTAGACAAACTCCGAGCCGTCTCCGATGTCCGTGTAGCTGAAGCCGAAGACGCTGGCGTAGAACTCGCGTGCGGGCTGGTAGCCGCGGGTGTGAAGCTCATTCCAGCACACGGCCCCGGGTTCGTTGTAGCGGCCGATACCGTGGTGGCCGGTCGACTGCCAGATGCCGAAGGCGGCCCCTGCCGTGTCGAAGGCCACGCTCATGCGGCCCTGGTCCATGACGTCGAACGGCGGCATCATGAGCTGCCCGCCGGCATCGGTGATCTTCGCTGCGGTGGCGTCGGCGTCGTCGACGGCGAGATAGGTGCTCCACACCGAGGGCAGGGGGCCGGCGTTCTCGGGTTTGGGGCCGATGCCGGCCACGGGCGAACCGCCCAGGAAGGCCATGTGGTAGCCGCCCGCTTCCGGGCCGGCATCCTGGATATCCCAGCCGAACAACCGGGAGTAGAAGTCTGCGGCGGCCTTGACGTCATCCACCTGGGCGTCCACCCAGTTCGGGGTTCCCTCGGGCCAGCTTTCGTTGCGAACAGGCATGATGCTCCTTTGAGTATGCGGCGTGGTGCGGCTGGTTTGCTTGGCATACTCAAAGTGGTGCCTATTCGCTGTTTGTGCTGCGAAAAGGGCGCCGCAATTTCACGGCGCCGGCTCCCGATGCGCGTGTCGGGTCACCGGTTTCGCCGGCGGTTCCGGAGGGCGGCGGCCAGGCAGAACGCAAGCAGGCCGCCGATGAAGTAGAGGGCCCAGAACGGGAATCCGATGTTGGTTTGTCGTCCTGCCAGGGTTTTCTGTTCGGGGGCGTCTTTGGGGATGTCTGCGATCCGGGAGGCGTGGACGAGGAGCCGGTGCGAGTTCACGCCGATGGGGGTGCACGTGATCAGGGTGATTTGATCCTCACCCGCGGTGATTTTCAGGGAAGAGATGTCATCCGGTTTGACCACCTCGATCTTGTTCACTTTGTAGAGGAAGGTGTGGTCCATGACTTCGGTGGAGAAGATGTCGCCCGTTTTCGCTTGATGGAGGGGGTTGAAGAGTTCGGCGTTGGGGATTCCCGAATGTGATGTCAGGACGCTGTGTGTACCGGGGCCCCCTACGGGAAGGGAGGATCCGTAGAGATGGCCGACTCCCTTGGCTAGGACGTCGTCGCTGGTTCCGTGGAAGATGGGCAGGTCGATGTTCAGCGAGGGGTATCGGAACCGCCCGATCACGTCATCGTTGGCCACGTTTAACTGGCCCTGGTAGTCCCGCAGTTGCCCTTCCACGGCCGGGGTGGGGGCTTGTGCGGAGTAGGGGTCACGCAGCTGTCCCGGGGGGATGCGGGAGTTGTATTCGCGTGCGCGGTCCAGCACTTTCGTCCGGGCCGAAGGTTCGAGTTGCTCGACTTCCTGGGAGTAGCCGGAAAGCTGGCTGTTGTGGGATATCGAGCTGAACCAGTCCGCTGCTTGTGGGTAGAGGATCAGGCCAAGCCCGATGGCCGCGATCACCATCATTGCCGCGAACCTCCGGTCAGCAAGCCCGGATCGGATGCCGTGGCGTCCAGCCGCCGGTCTCCTGGCTCTGCGGCGACCATTGGGGTCTTTCGGGCCGGGTTCGGAACCCTCCATGAATTCTTCGAGGGTTTGAGTCATTGGAGCCTCTTGCTTTGATGGACGGGAGAGGTGTGGGGCATCCACCAGGTTGGCGGATGCCCCACACCTTGCATCACAGGACGTAGGTCACCGAGGAATTACTTTGCCTCGTTGCGCTTCCGACGGCCAGTGACCATGAAGAGACCAGCACCGGCTAGCACAAGAATCCCGCCGGCTGTCAGGGCCCAGGTTCCCACACCACCGGTGAGGGGCAACTGGAATCCGGCGTTGTGCAGGACGTTGTTGATCGTCACTGTGACGACCGTCGGGTCCGAGCTGGTGACCGTGGTCTGGACCGGCTGGGCGAGCAGTTCGTAACCGGCCGGAGCCTTGGTCTCTACCAGCCAGTACGACTGGTAGCCGGGCTGGCCCGGGCTTACCGCAACCCCGTTGGCCCAGTTGGAGTAGCGCAGTCCGGAGATCACCAGGTTGCCGCTGGCATCGGTGGTCCAGGAGCTGACACCGGCGATGGTGATCGCGTTGGTGCCGGCAAGGGCATCAGCCTGGGTCGGGTACACCGAGAACACGGCGCCGGCCAGGGCAGCCGAGGTCTTGGAGTCCTGCTTGTGAAGGACAATGTCGCCCCACTTGGTAACCACCGGCGGAGTGACGACCGGACCGCCGGGCTGGCCCGGAGCGATCGTGAAGCTGGCCGCGTTCGGGTACACGAGGGCAGTGTTCGAGATCTGGCCGACCGTGTTCACGGTGGTGTTCACAGTCACGACGACTTTGGCCGTGGGGTTGGCGGCAAGGATGGCCCGGCCACTGGCGGTGAAGTCGACCGTGAGGGTGTTCGTGGCGGCGTTGAACGCGATGGTGTAGTCCGTGTTCAACGTCAGTGTGGCGCCGTTAGAGAGCGCTACCGACGAGTTCGTGTACGTCAGTTTCGGGTCGAGCTGATCCACGATCCGGTAGCCATCAATCGGGTTGACATTGGGAATGTCGCCGGTGATGGTCCACTGCACGTTGTCGCCGAGCTTGATGGCCGGGGCG
Proteins encoded:
- a CDS encoding VOC family protein is translated as MPVRNESWPEGTPNWVDAQVDDVKAAADFYSRLFGWDIQDAGPEAGGYHMAFLGGSPVAGIGPKPENAGPLPSVWSTYLAVDDADATAAKITDAGGQLMMPPFDVMDQGRMSVAFDTAGAAFGIWQSTGHHGIGRYNEPGAVCWNELHTRGYQPAREFYASVFGFSYTDIGDGSEFVYSTFERPKDGQTVGGISHDTNLPDGVPSYWLTWFQVQDPDATLEAAAALGAATLFPPTDSPFGRMAILHRRRGHRPRRAGELRRPAGVGRARSRRRDRRLLDHPGRVPRRRPRLARRTPLHSPRRNAAGQ
- a CDS encoding class C sortase, yielding MTQTLEEFMEGSEPGPKDPNGRRRARRPAAGRHGIRSGLADRRFAAMMVIAAIGLGLILYPQAADWFSSISHNSQLSGYSQEVEQLEPSARTKVLDRAREYNSRIPPGQLRDPYSAQAPTPAVEGQLRDYQGQLNVANDDVIGRFRYPSLNIDLPIFHGTSDDVLAKGVGHLYGSSLPVGGPGTHSVLTSHSGIPNAELFNPLHQAKTGDIFSTEVMDHTFLYKVNKIEVVKPDDISSLKITAGEDQITLITCTPIGVNSHRLLVHASRIADIPKDAPEQKTLAGRQTNIGFPFWALYFIGGLLAFCLAAALRNRRRNR
- a CDS encoding SpaH/EbpB family LPXTG-anchored major pilin, with the protein product MKSSKVRRRIVASLAAIASAAMLALGAGGAHAANIANIDPSKTATLTIHKYQQPATPTNLPNNGTALTAAQLAGLTPMAGVTFTVQKVNNIDLTTNAGWTAAAALTPAQAAAQAATPGTAVTTDATGTATLANLPLGLYLVTETGYPAGVTPAAPFLVTLPMTDPVNENNWMYNVNVYPKNAVTGATKTVTDAPAIKLGDNVQWTITGDIPNVNPIDGYRIVDQLDPKLTYTNSSVALSNGATLTLNTDYTIAFNAATNTLTVDFTASGRAILAANPTAKVVVTVNTTVNTVGQISNTALVYPNAASFTIAPGQPGGPVVTPPVVTKWGDIVLHKQDSKTSAALAGAVFSVYPTQADALAGTNAITIAGVSSWTTDASGNLVISGLRYSNWANGVAVSPGQPGYQSYWLVETKAPAGYELLAQPVQTTVTSSDPTVVTVTINNVLHNAGFQLPLTGGVGTWALTAGGILVLAGAGLFMVTGRRKRNEAK